A window from Myxococcus fulvus encodes these proteins:
- a CDS encoding Lrp/AsnC family transcriptional regulator has protein sequence MPQLDRIDRAILTALQNNARLSNKELAAQVGLAPSSCLTRVRKLEEEGVIKSYQADLDANSLGLGLQALIAVQLRLHVGEAFGNIGDHLRSLPETVAVYCLGGTTDFLVHVVCRDTDHLRRLTILSFTSRPEVSRIETSLVFSYTRLGLPVDHAHGDGIPPR, from the coding sequence ATGCCCCAGCTCGACCGAATCGATCGCGCGATTCTGACCGCCCTCCAGAACAATGCGCGGCTGTCCAACAAGGAGCTGGCCGCGCAGGTGGGGCTCGCGCCCTCGTCGTGCCTCACGCGGGTGCGGAAGCTGGAGGAGGAAGGCGTCATCAAGTCGTATCAGGCGGACCTGGACGCGAACTCACTGGGGCTCGGCCTGCAGGCGCTCATCGCCGTCCAGCTCCGCCTCCATGTCGGCGAGGCCTTCGGCAACATCGGAGACCACCTGCGCTCGCTGCCGGAGACGGTGGCCGTCTACTGCCTCGGCGGCACGACGGACTTCCTCGTCCACGTGGTGTGCCGGGACACCGACCACCTGCGGCGGCTGACCATCCTGTCCTTCACGAGCCGGCCGGAGGTGAGCCGCATCGAGACGTCGCTGGTGTTCTCATACACGCGCCTGGGATTGCCGGTGGACCACGCGCATGGCGACGGCATTCCACCGCGTTGA
- a CDS encoding MGMT family protein — MALSRPRTKTRVKKAEAAPKRAPFTEAVWRTVRSIPRGEVRTYSQVALYAGRPGAARGVGQQMAMLPTGKEVPWWRVTRAGGVLAPMVAQEQAKRLRAEGVVVEQRGQTFRVKRDEDAAPKARR; from the coding sequence ATGGCGCTCTCCAGACCGAGGACGAAGACGCGGGTGAAGAAGGCCGAGGCGGCGCCGAAGCGCGCGCCCTTCACGGAGGCGGTGTGGCGCACGGTGCGCTCGATTCCGCGGGGAGAGGTCCGCACCTACTCACAGGTGGCGCTCTATGCGGGGCGGCCCGGCGCGGCGCGCGGCGTGGGGCAGCAGATGGCGATGCTGCCCACGGGGAAGGAAGTGCCCTGGTGGCGGGTGACGCGCGCGGGAGGGGTGCTCGCGCCCATGGTGGCCCAGGAGCAGGCGAAGCGGCTGCGCGCCGAGGGCGTCGTGGTGGAGCAGCGAGGGCAGACGTTCCGCGTCAAACGGGACGAGGACGCGGCGCCCAAGGCCAGACGCTGA